A genomic region of Eriocheir sinensis breed Jianghai 21 chromosome 42, ASM2467909v1, whole genome shotgun sequence contains the following coding sequences:
- the LOC127010218 gene encoding frizzled-1-like, whose translation MEPGDVMTGVCFVGLWDVRALQGFVLAPLFFYLVLGTAFLLTGFVSLFRIRTIMKHDGTKTDKLERFMVRIGVFSVLYTVPATVVVSCLFYEQAHHDEWMVAWQRDRCTARDEPWVAYSINCPAGVGRDTPLARPDFVFFLVKYLSTLVVGVASGFWVWSGKTLLVWRNCYARCLGRRTESYV comes from the coding sequence GTGACGTGATGACCGGCGTGTGCTTCGTGGGCCTCTGGGACGTGCGCGCGCTGCAGGGCTTCGTGCTGGCGCCGCTGTTCTTCTACCTGGTGCTGGGCACGGCCTTCCTGCTGACGGGCTTCGTGTCGCTGTTCCGCATCCGCACCATCATGAAGCACGACGGCACCAAGACGGACAAGCTGGAGCGCTTCATGGTGCGCATCGGCGTGTTCAGCGTGCTGTACACGGTGCCCGCCACGGTGGTGGTGTCCTGCCTCTTCTACGAGCAGGCGCACCACGACGAGTGGATGGTGGCGTGGCAGCGCGACCGGTGCACGGCGCGCGACGAGCCGTGGGTGGCCTACAGCATCAACTGCCCCGCGGGCGTGGGCCGCGACACGCCCCTCGCGCGGCCTGACTTCGTGTTCTTCCTGGTCAAGTACCTCAGCACGCTGGTGGTGGGCGTGGCCTCGGGCTTCTGGGTGTGGTCCGGCAAGACGCTGCTCGTCTGGCGGAACTGCTACGCGCGCTGCCTCGGCCGCCGCACGGAGAGCTACGTGTGA